One genomic window of Candidatus Brocadiaceae bacterium includes the following:
- a CDS encoding response regulator transcription factor — translation MTEHSPIIVQWGDTVGTIEDDPRLRVLLVDDHAMVRYGLTQLFAAEADIRVVGQAADGAEGVELTRRLKPDVVLMDVAMPGMNGIEAADRIKKEMPHVRVVALSMHNMDDVRRRMLAAGADEYVRKTSSPERLLAAVRGPERR, via the coding sequence ATGACGGAACACTCCCCGATCATCGTGCAGTGGGGTGACACGGTGGGAACGATAGAGGACGATCCCCGCCTGCGGGTGCTCCTGGTGGACGACCATGCCATGGTACGGTATGGGTTGACCCAGTTGTTCGCAGCGGAAGCCGACATCCGCGTGGTCGGCCAGGCGGCCGACGGCGCAGAGGGCGTCGAACTGACGCGCCGACTGAAGCCCGACGTGGTCCTGATGGACGTGGCCATGCCCGGGATGAACGGAATCGAGGCCGCCGACCGCATCAAGAAGGAGATGCCGCACGTGCGCGTCGTGGCCCTGTCCATGCACAACATGGACGACGTGCGCCGGCGCATGCTGGCCGCCGGCGCCGACGAGTATGTCAGGAAGACCTCTTCGCCGGAGCGGCTGCTGGCAGCAGTGCGAGGCCCCGAACGGAGGTGA
- a CDS encoding response regulator transcription factor, whose protein sequence is MARSASDCRPDGSPTPGSPGAAPAHADPARIRILVADDHATVRRGLARMLAAEEDIEVVGEAADGRDAVESARRLRPEVVLMDLSMPRMDGIEATCVITAEMPEVRVIGFSMHEPRSARARMLRAGAAGFVAKDGAPPELLAMIRGTRS, encoded by the coding sequence GTGGCCAGATCGGCAAGCGACTGCCGCCCTGACGGCAGCCCCACTCCCGGCTCGCCCGGCGCCGCCCCCGCGCACGCCGACCCCGCGCGGATCCGCATCCTGGTAGCCGACGATCACGCAACGGTGCGGCGTGGACTGGCCCGGATGCTGGCCGCAGAGGAGGACATCGAGGTGGTCGGCGAGGCGGCCGACGGCCGGGACGCCGTGGAATCCGCCCGGCGCCTCCGCCCCGAGGTGGTCCTGATGGACCTGTCGATGCCCCGGATGGACGGCATCGAGGCAACCTGCGTGATCACGGCCGAGATGCCCGAGGTGCGCGTGATCGGGTTCTCGATGCACGAGCCGCGCAGCGCGCGCGCCCGCATGCTCAGGGCGGGCGCAGCCGGCTTCGTCGCGAAGGACGGCGCCCCTCCCGAACTGCTGGCCATGATCCGCGGGACCCGAAGCTGA
- a CDS encoding response regulator transcription factor, translating into MAIRIVLVDDHQLMRKGLRSILADEPDIEVVGEAEDGRSALELVERTAPDVVLMDISMPDLNGIDATRRILSESPRTRILPLSMHTDRQLVGMVLEAGASGFVMKDADPQQLVEAIRQVAVGRVYLSPAVADLVLDRYVRHRPGDRPGTISKLTTREREILQLIAEGVHTKTIASKLDVSPKTVETHRRNIMKKLGVDNVAELTKHAIRAGLTSLET; encoded by the coding sequence ATGGCCATCCGGATCGTGCTTGTTGATGATCATCAGTTGATGCGCAAGGGCCTGCGGTCCATCCTGGCGGATGAGCCGGACATCGAGGTGGTCGGCGAGGCCGAGGACGGGCGCTCCGCGCTCGAACTCGTCGAGCGGACCGCCCCCGACGTGGTCCTCATGGACATCAGCATGCCGGACCTGAATGGGATCGATGCCACCCGGCGCATCCTGTCCGAGTCGCCGCGCACGCGCATCCTGCCGCTGTCCATGCACACCGACAGGCAACTGGTCGGCATGGTGCTCGAGGCCGGCGCCAGCGGGTTCGTCATGAAGGACGCCGACCCGCAGCAACTGGTCGAGGCGATCCGCCAGGTCGCCGTGGGCCGGGTGTACCTGAGCCCGGCCGTGGCGGACCTGGTGCTGGACCGATACGTACGCCACCGCCCCGGCGACCGCCCCGGCACCATCTCCAAACTGACCACGCGCGAGCGCGAGATCCTGCAACTGATCGCGGAGGGTGTGCATACCAAGACGATCGCATCCAAGCTGGACGTCAGCCCGAAGACCGTCGAGACCCACCGCCGGAACATCATGAAGAAGCTCGGAGTCGACAACGTGGCCGAACTCACGAAGCACGCCATCCGGGCGGGGCTGACGTCCCTGGAGACCTGA
- a CDS encoding 50S ribosomal protein L34 has translation MKIKIRKSTTKSRRMGGFLRRRRTKAGRNLIARRRRGHK, from the coding sequence ATGAAGATCAAGATCCGGAAGAGCACGACGAAGAGCCGGCGCATGGGAGGATTCCTGAGGCGCCGGCGGACCAAGGCGGGGCGCAACCTCATCGCCCGGCGGCGGCGCGGGCACAAGTAG